Proteins found in one Panicum hallii strain FIL2 chromosome 4, PHallii_v3.1, whole genome shotgun sequence genomic segment:
- the LOC112889914 gene encoding 1,4-alpha-glucan-branching enzyme, chloroplastic/amyloplastic isoform X2, with protein sequence MLCITSPFSSLAPLQPTRRPHALSDRAAPPGIAGGGNVRLSVLSVQRVARRPVPAKAKSKFATAATVQEDKTMAASKDDVDHLPIYKLDPKLEKFKDHFSYRMKRYLDQKCAIEKNEGCLEEFSKGYLKFGINTNKDGTVYREWAPAAQEAQLIGDFNDWNGANHQMEKDKFGVWSIKIDHVKGKPAIPHNSRVKFRFRHGGVWVDRIPAWIRYATVDASKFGAPYDGVHWDPPASERYMFKHPRPSKPDAPRIYEAHVGMSGEKTAVSTYREFADNVLPRIRANNYNTVQLMAVMEHSYYASFGYHVTNFFAVSSRSGTPEDLKYLVDKAHSLGLRVLMDVVHSHASNNVTDGLNGYDVGQSTQESYFHTGDRGYHKLWDSRLFNYANWEVLRFLLSNLRYWMDEFMFDGFRFDGVTSMLYHHHGINVGFTGNYKEYFNLDTDVDAVVYMMLANHLMHSILPEATVVAEDVSGMPVLCRPVDEGGVGFDYRLAMAIPDRWIDYLKNKEDSEWSMGEIAHTLTNRRYTEKCIAYAESHDQSIVGDKTIAFLLMDKEMYTGMSDLQPASPTIDRGIALQKMIHFITMALGGDGYLNFMGNEFGHPEWIDFPREGNNWSYDKCRRQWSLVDTDHLRYKYMNVFDQAMNALDEEFSFLSSPKQIVSDMNEEKKVIVFERGDLVFVFNFHPKKTYDGYKVGCDLPGKYRVALDSDAFVFGGHGRVGHDVDHFTSPEGVPGVPETNFNNRPNSFKVLSPPRTCVAYYRVDEEAETTGAGKTSPEIIDVDATPLKTPTATTEACEERESTKDVSGKKGRKLGRQSSDKSTK encoded by the exons GCCAAGAGCAAATTCGCCACTGCCGCGACAGTGCAAGAAGATAAAACTATGGCAGCTTCCAAGGACGATGTCGACCATCTTCCCATATACAAGCTGGACCCCAAGTTGGAGAAATTCAAGGACCATTTCAGCTACCGGATGAAAAGATACCTGGACCAGAAGTGTGCCATTGAGAAAAATGAGGGGTGTCTTGAAGAATTTTCTAAAG GCTATTTGAAGTTTGGGATCAATACAAACAAGGATGGAACTGTATATCGTGAATGGGCACCCGCTGCACA GGAGGCACAGCTTATTGGTGACTTCAATGACTGGAATGGTGCAAACCATCAGATGGAGAAGGATAAATTTGGTGTTTGGTCAATTAAAATTGACCATGTCAAAGGGAAACCTGCCATCCCTCACAATTCCAGGGTTAAATTTCGCTTTAGACATGGTGGGGTATGGGTTGATCGGATTCCTGCATGGATTCGTTATGCAACTGTTGATGCCTCTAAATTTGGAGCTCCCTATGATGGTGTTCATTGGGATCCTCCTGCTTCTGAAAG GTACATGTTTAAGCACCCTCGGCCTTCAAAGCCTGATGCTCCACGTATCTATGAAGCCCATGTGGGGATGAGTGGTGAAAAGACAGCAGTAAGCACATATAGGGAATTTGCAGACAATGTGCTGCCACGCATACGAGCAAATAACTATAATACAGTTCAGTTGATGGCAGTTATGGAACATTCTTATTATGCTTCGTTTGGGTATCATGTGACAAATTTCTTTGCAGTTAGCAGCAGATCAGGCACACCAGAGGACCTTAAATATCTTGTTGATAAGGCACACAGTTTGGGATTACGAGTTCTGATGGATGTTGTCCATAGCCATGCAAGTAATAATGTCACAGATGGTTTAAATGGCTATGATGTTGGACAAAGTACCCAAGAGTCCTATTTTCATACGGGAGATAGGGGCTATCATAAACTTTGGGATAGCCGGCTGTTCAACTACGCTAACTGGGAGGTATTGAGGTTTCTTCTTTCCAACCTGAGATATTGGATGGATGAATTCATGTTTGATGGCTTCCGATTTGATGGAGTTACATCAATGCTGTATCATCACCATGGTATCAATGTGGGATTTACTGGAAATTACAAGGAGTATTTCAATTTGGACACAGATGTGGATGCAGTTGTTTACATGATGCTTGCAAACCATTTGATGCACAGCATCCTGCCAGAAGCAACTGTTGTTGCTGAAGATGTTTCAGGCATGCCAGTCCTTTGTCGGCCGGTTGATGAAGGTGGAGTTGGGTTTGACTATCGCCTGGCAATGGCTATCCCTGATAGATGGATTGACTACCTGAAGAACAAAGAAGACTCTGAGTGGTCGATGGGTGAAATAGCGCATACTTTGACTAACAGGAGATATACTGAAAAATGCATTGCATATGCTGAGAGCCATGATCAG TCTATCGTTGGCGACAAAACTATAGCATTTCTTCTGATGGACAAGGAAATGTACACTGGCATGTCAGACTTGCAGCCGGCTTCACCTACCATTGATCGTGGGATTGCACTCCAAAAG ATGATTCATTTCATCACAATGGCTCTTGGAGGTGATGGCTACTTGAATTTTATGGGGAATGAG TTTGGTCACCCAGAATGGATCGACTTTCCAAGAGAAGGGAACAACTGGAGCTATGATAAATGCAGACGTCAATGGAGCCTTGTGGACACTGATCACTTGCGATACAAG TACATGAATGTGTTTGATCAAGCAATGAATGCGCTCGATGAGGaattttccttcctttcatcaCCAAAGCAGATTGTAAGCGACATGAATGAGGAGAAAAAG GTTATTGTATTCGAACGTGGAGATTTGGTTTTTGTTTTCAATTTTCATCCCAAGAAAACTTATGATGG GTACAAAGTTGGATGCGATTTGCCCGGGAAATACAGAGTAGCACTGGATTCTGATGCTTTTGTCTTTGGTGGACATGGAAGA GTTGGCCATGATGTTGATCACTTCACGTCGCCTGAAGGGGTACCAGGAGTGCCTGAAACAAACTTCAACAACCGCCCAAACTCATTCAAAGTCCTTTCTCCACCCCGCACTTGTGTG GCTTACTACCGTGTGGATGAAGAGGCTGAGACAACTGGTGCTGGAAAGACTTCTCCAGAAATCATTGATGTCGATGcaacccccctcaaaacacctACAGCTACTACAGAAGCGTGTGAGGAAAGGGAATCGACAAAGGATGTTTCTGGCAAGAAGGGAAGGAAGTTAGGGCGTCAGTCATCCGATAAAAGTACCAAATGA
- the LOC112889914 gene encoding 1,4-alpha-glucan-branching enzyme, chloroplastic/amyloplastic isoform X1: MPRACLLSMGIDMHGSFRFACERGAKNTCSSPPILHSSARVAPILVARTAVSATRIAPLHETPPPLSKAKSKFATAATVQEDKTMAASKDDVDHLPIYKLDPKLEKFKDHFSYRMKRYLDQKCAIEKNEGCLEEFSKGYLKFGINTNKDGTVYREWAPAAQEAQLIGDFNDWNGANHQMEKDKFGVWSIKIDHVKGKPAIPHNSRVKFRFRHGGVWVDRIPAWIRYATVDASKFGAPYDGVHWDPPASERYMFKHPRPSKPDAPRIYEAHVGMSGEKTAVSTYREFADNVLPRIRANNYNTVQLMAVMEHSYYASFGYHVTNFFAVSSRSGTPEDLKYLVDKAHSLGLRVLMDVVHSHASNNVTDGLNGYDVGQSTQESYFHTGDRGYHKLWDSRLFNYANWEVLRFLLSNLRYWMDEFMFDGFRFDGVTSMLYHHHGINVGFTGNYKEYFNLDTDVDAVVYMMLANHLMHSILPEATVVAEDVSGMPVLCRPVDEGGVGFDYRLAMAIPDRWIDYLKNKEDSEWSMGEIAHTLTNRRYTEKCIAYAESHDQSIVGDKTIAFLLMDKEMYTGMSDLQPASPTIDRGIALQKMIHFITMALGGDGYLNFMGNEFGHPEWIDFPREGNNWSYDKCRRQWSLVDTDHLRYKYMNVFDQAMNALDEEFSFLSSPKQIVSDMNEEKKVIVFERGDLVFVFNFHPKKTYDGYKVGCDLPGKYRVALDSDAFVFGGHGRVGHDVDHFTSPEGVPGVPETNFNNRPNSFKVLSPPRTCVAYYRVDEEAETTGAGKTSPEIIDVDATPLKTPTATTEACEERESTKDVSGKKGRKLGRQSSDKSTK, encoded by the exons ATGCCTCGCGCCTGTCTGCTCTCGATGGGAATCGACATGCATGGCTCCTTCCGATTCGCCTGCGAGCGCGGAGCCAAAAATACCTGCAGCTCCCCCCCGATTCTCCACTCCAGCGCTCGCGTCGCCCCAATCTTGGTCGCCCGCACCGCCGTCTCCGCTACTCGCATCGCCCCTCTCCACGAgaccccgccgcccctctcGAAG GCCAAGAGCAAATTCGCCACTGCCGCGACAGTGCAAGAAGATAAAACTATGGCAGCTTCCAAGGACGATGTCGACCATCTTCCCATATACAAGCTGGACCCCAAGTTGGAGAAATTCAAGGACCATTTCAGCTACCGGATGAAAAGATACCTGGACCAGAAGTGTGCCATTGAGAAAAATGAGGGGTGTCTTGAAGAATTTTCTAAAG GCTATTTGAAGTTTGGGATCAATACAAACAAGGATGGAACTGTATATCGTGAATGGGCACCCGCTGCACA GGAGGCACAGCTTATTGGTGACTTCAATGACTGGAATGGTGCAAACCATCAGATGGAGAAGGATAAATTTGGTGTTTGGTCAATTAAAATTGACCATGTCAAAGGGAAACCTGCCATCCCTCACAATTCCAGGGTTAAATTTCGCTTTAGACATGGTGGGGTATGGGTTGATCGGATTCCTGCATGGATTCGTTATGCAACTGTTGATGCCTCTAAATTTGGAGCTCCCTATGATGGTGTTCATTGGGATCCTCCTGCTTCTGAAAG GTACATGTTTAAGCACCCTCGGCCTTCAAAGCCTGATGCTCCACGTATCTATGAAGCCCATGTGGGGATGAGTGGTGAAAAGACAGCAGTAAGCACATATAGGGAATTTGCAGACAATGTGCTGCCACGCATACGAGCAAATAACTATAATACAGTTCAGTTGATGGCAGTTATGGAACATTCTTATTATGCTTCGTTTGGGTATCATGTGACAAATTTCTTTGCAGTTAGCAGCAGATCAGGCACACCAGAGGACCTTAAATATCTTGTTGATAAGGCACACAGTTTGGGATTACGAGTTCTGATGGATGTTGTCCATAGCCATGCAAGTAATAATGTCACAGATGGTTTAAATGGCTATGATGTTGGACAAAGTACCCAAGAGTCCTATTTTCATACGGGAGATAGGGGCTATCATAAACTTTGGGATAGCCGGCTGTTCAACTACGCTAACTGGGAGGTATTGAGGTTTCTTCTTTCCAACCTGAGATATTGGATGGATGAATTCATGTTTGATGGCTTCCGATTTGATGGAGTTACATCAATGCTGTATCATCACCATGGTATCAATGTGGGATTTACTGGAAATTACAAGGAGTATTTCAATTTGGACACAGATGTGGATGCAGTTGTTTACATGATGCTTGCAAACCATTTGATGCACAGCATCCTGCCAGAAGCAACTGTTGTTGCTGAAGATGTTTCAGGCATGCCAGTCCTTTGTCGGCCGGTTGATGAAGGTGGAGTTGGGTTTGACTATCGCCTGGCAATGGCTATCCCTGATAGATGGATTGACTACCTGAAGAACAAAGAAGACTCTGAGTGGTCGATGGGTGAAATAGCGCATACTTTGACTAACAGGAGATATACTGAAAAATGCATTGCATATGCTGAGAGCCATGATCAG TCTATCGTTGGCGACAAAACTATAGCATTTCTTCTGATGGACAAGGAAATGTACACTGGCATGTCAGACTTGCAGCCGGCTTCACCTACCATTGATCGTGGGATTGCACTCCAAAAG ATGATTCATTTCATCACAATGGCTCTTGGAGGTGATGGCTACTTGAATTTTATGGGGAATGAG TTTGGTCACCCAGAATGGATCGACTTTCCAAGAGAAGGGAACAACTGGAGCTATGATAAATGCAGACGTCAATGGAGCCTTGTGGACACTGATCACTTGCGATACAAG TACATGAATGTGTTTGATCAAGCAATGAATGCGCTCGATGAGGaattttccttcctttcatcaCCAAAGCAGATTGTAAGCGACATGAATGAGGAGAAAAAG GTTATTGTATTCGAACGTGGAGATTTGGTTTTTGTTTTCAATTTTCATCCCAAGAAAACTTATGATGG GTACAAAGTTGGATGCGATTTGCCCGGGAAATACAGAGTAGCACTGGATTCTGATGCTTTTGTCTTTGGTGGACATGGAAGA GTTGGCCATGATGTTGATCACTTCACGTCGCCTGAAGGGGTACCAGGAGTGCCTGAAACAAACTTCAACAACCGCCCAAACTCATTCAAAGTCCTTTCTCCACCCCGCACTTGTGTG GCTTACTACCGTGTGGATGAAGAGGCTGAGACAACTGGTGCTGGAAAGACTTCTCCAGAAATCATTGATGTCGATGcaacccccctcaaaacacctACAGCTACTACAGAAGCGTGTGAGGAAAGGGAATCGACAAAGGATGTTTCTGGCAAGAAGGGAAGGAAGTTAGGGCGTCAGTCATCCGATAAAAGTACCAAATGA
- the LOC112889914 gene encoding 1,4-alpha-glucan-branching enzyme, chloroplastic/amyloplastic isoform X3, producing the protein MAASKDDVDHLPIYKLDPKLEKFKDHFSYRMKRYLDQKCAIEKNEGCLEEFSKGYLKFGINTNKDGTVYREWAPAAQEAQLIGDFNDWNGANHQMEKDKFGVWSIKIDHVKGKPAIPHNSRVKFRFRHGGVWVDRIPAWIRYATVDASKFGAPYDGVHWDPPASERYMFKHPRPSKPDAPRIYEAHVGMSGEKTAVSTYREFADNVLPRIRANNYNTVQLMAVMEHSYYASFGYHVTNFFAVSSRSGTPEDLKYLVDKAHSLGLRVLMDVVHSHASNNVTDGLNGYDVGQSTQESYFHTGDRGYHKLWDSRLFNYANWEVLRFLLSNLRYWMDEFMFDGFRFDGVTSMLYHHHGINVGFTGNYKEYFNLDTDVDAVVYMMLANHLMHSILPEATVVAEDVSGMPVLCRPVDEGGVGFDYRLAMAIPDRWIDYLKNKEDSEWSMGEIAHTLTNRRYTEKCIAYAESHDQSIVGDKTIAFLLMDKEMYTGMSDLQPASPTIDRGIALQKMIHFITMALGGDGYLNFMGNEFGHPEWIDFPREGNNWSYDKCRRQWSLVDTDHLRYKYMNVFDQAMNALDEEFSFLSSPKQIVSDMNEEKKVIVFERGDLVFVFNFHPKKTYDGYKVGCDLPGKYRVALDSDAFVFGGHGRVGHDVDHFTSPEGVPGVPETNFNNRPNSFKVLSPPRTCVAYYRVDEEAETTGAGKTSPEIIDVDATPLKTPTATTEACEERESTKDVSGKKGRKLGRQSSDKSTK; encoded by the exons ATGGCAGCTTCCAAGGACGATGTCGACCATCTTCCCATATACAAGCTGGACCCCAAGTTGGAGAAATTCAAGGACCATTTCAGCTACCGGATGAAAAGATACCTGGACCAGAAGTGTGCCATTGAGAAAAATGAGGGGTGTCTTGAAGAATTTTCTAAAG GCTATTTGAAGTTTGGGATCAATACAAACAAGGATGGAACTGTATATCGTGAATGGGCACCCGCTGCACA GGAGGCACAGCTTATTGGTGACTTCAATGACTGGAATGGTGCAAACCATCAGATGGAGAAGGATAAATTTGGTGTTTGGTCAATTAAAATTGACCATGTCAAAGGGAAACCTGCCATCCCTCACAATTCCAGGGTTAAATTTCGCTTTAGACATGGTGGGGTATGGGTTGATCGGATTCCTGCATGGATTCGTTATGCAACTGTTGATGCCTCTAAATTTGGAGCTCCCTATGATGGTGTTCATTGGGATCCTCCTGCTTCTGAAAG GTACATGTTTAAGCACCCTCGGCCTTCAAAGCCTGATGCTCCACGTATCTATGAAGCCCATGTGGGGATGAGTGGTGAAAAGACAGCAGTAAGCACATATAGGGAATTTGCAGACAATGTGCTGCCACGCATACGAGCAAATAACTATAATACAGTTCAGTTGATGGCAGTTATGGAACATTCTTATTATGCTTCGTTTGGGTATCATGTGACAAATTTCTTTGCAGTTAGCAGCAGATCAGGCACACCAGAGGACCTTAAATATCTTGTTGATAAGGCACACAGTTTGGGATTACGAGTTCTGATGGATGTTGTCCATAGCCATGCAAGTAATAATGTCACAGATGGTTTAAATGGCTATGATGTTGGACAAAGTACCCAAGAGTCCTATTTTCATACGGGAGATAGGGGCTATCATAAACTTTGGGATAGCCGGCTGTTCAACTACGCTAACTGGGAGGTATTGAGGTTTCTTCTTTCCAACCTGAGATATTGGATGGATGAATTCATGTTTGATGGCTTCCGATTTGATGGAGTTACATCAATGCTGTATCATCACCATGGTATCAATGTGGGATTTACTGGAAATTACAAGGAGTATTTCAATTTGGACACAGATGTGGATGCAGTTGTTTACATGATGCTTGCAAACCATTTGATGCACAGCATCCTGCCAGAAGCAACTGTTGTTGCTGAAGATGTTTCAGGCATGCCAGTCCTTTGTCGGCCGGTTGATGAAGGTGGAGTTGGGTTTGACTATCGCCTGGCAATGGCTATCCCTGATAGATGGATTGACTACCTGAAGAACAAAGAAGACTCTGAGTGGTCGATGGGTGAAATAGCGCATACTTTGACTAACAGGAGATATACTGAAAAATGCATTGCATATGCTGAGAGCCATGATCAG TCTATCGTTGGCGACAAAACTATAGCATTTCTTCTGATGGACAAGGAAATGTACACTGGCATGTCAGACTTGCAGCCGGCTTCACCTACCATTGATCGTGGGATTGCACTCCAAAAG ATGATTCATTTCATCACAATGGCTCTTGGAGGTGATGGCTACTTGAATTTTATGGGGAATGAG TTTGGTCACCCAGAATGGATCGACTTTCCAAGAGAAGGGAACAACTGGAGCTATGATAAATGCAGACGTCAATGGAGCCTTGTGGACACTGATCACTTGCGATACAAG TACATGAATGTGTTTGATCAAGCAATGAATGCGCTCGATGAGGaattttccttcctttcatcaCCAAAGCAGATTGTAAGCGACATGAATGAGGAGAAAAAG GTTATTGTATTCGAACGTGGAGATTTGGTTTTTGTTTTCAATTTTCATCCCAAGAAAACTTATGATGG GTACAAAGTTGGATGCGATTTGCCCGGGAAATACAGAGTAGCACTGGATTCTGATGCTTTTGTCTTTGGTGGACATGGAAGA GTTGGCCATGATGTTGATCACTTCACGTCGCCTGAAGGGGTACCAGGAGTGCCTGAAACAAACTTCAACAACCGCCCAAACTCATTCAAAGTCCTTTCTCCACCCCGCACTTGTGTG GCTTACTACCGTGTGGATGAAGAGGCTGAGACAACTGGTGCTGGAAAGACTTCTCCAGAAATCATTGATGTCGATGcaacccccctcaaaacacctACAGCTACTACAGAAGCGTGTGAGGAAAGGGAATCGACAAAGGATGTTTCTGGCAAGAAGGGAAGGAAGTTAGGGCGTCAGTCATCCGATAAAAGTACCAAATGA